One Ignavibacterium album JCM 16511 genomic region harbors:
- a CDS encoding cobalamin B12-binding domain-containing protein has product MDRRIRVLVAKAGLDGHDRGAKVIAAALRDAGMEVIYTGLRQTPEMIVEAAIQEDVDVIGISILSGAHMTIFPKIVNLLKERGVTDVLVTGGGIIPEEDIQKLKQMGVGELFTPGSSTTAIAEYIKEWVKAHPRN; this is encoded by the coding sequence ATGGATAGAAGAATAAGAGTATTAGTAGCCAAAGCTGGTCTTGATGGCCACGACAGAGGTGCAAAAGTTATTGCCGCAGCATTGCGTGATGCCGGAATGGAAGTTATTTATACTGGTCTGAGACAAACTCCGGAAATGATTGTTGAAGCTGCAATTCAGGAAGATGTTGATGTAATTGGTATAAGTATTCTTTCTGGTGCTCATATGACAATCTTCCCAAAGATTGTTAATCTTCTAAAAGAGCGCGGAGTTACAGATGTCCTTGTTACCGGTGGCGGAATTATTCCCGAGGAAGATATACAGAAATTAAAACAGATGGGCGTTGGTGAATTATTTACGCCCGGTTCTTCTACTACTGCGATTGCTGAGTATATCAAAGAATGGGTTAAAGCTCATCCTAGAAATTAA
- a CDS encoding HIT family protein, producing the protein MDCIFCEIAQKKSPAEILFENEKFLAFLDINPINYGHTLVITKEHFDNFLTVPEKELSDITRLTQYLAGAVKRSLKADGFNIISNNGASAGQTVYHFHYHIIPRFENDFLMKPRTKEYDDNEIRNFAEQIKSFISKYEGLING; encoded by the coding sequence ATGGATTGCATCTTCTGCGAAATAGCTCAGAAAAAATCTCCGGCAGAAATTCTTTTTGAGAATGAAAAATTTCTTGCTTTTCTCGATATCAATCCTATCAATTATGGGCATACATTAGTTATTACAAAAGAACATTTCGATAATTTTCTTACAGTTCCTGAAAAAGAACTTTCAGATATTACAAGACTTACACAATATCTTGCCGGCGCAGTAAAAAGATCTTTGAAAGCTGATGGATTTAATATTATCTCGAATAACGGAGCATCAGCAGGACAAACAGTTTACCATTTCCATTATCATATTATACCAAGATTCGAAAATGATTTTCTGATGAAACCAAGAACAAAAGAATATGATGACAATGAAATACGGAACTTCGCTGAACAAATTAAGTCATTCATTTCAAAATATGAGGGCTTAATAAATGGATAG
- a CDS encoding M48 family metallopeptidase codes for MNSKKYNNIKLAISISETVLLFILTFLFLSFGYSKALSDWLYTFTQSDYIVLVLFTIIIGVAVSIIFFPLNFYSSFILEHKYNLSNQTLLKYFTEGIKSTVVSGVIGIPILLLFYFILKNFGDNWWLVFAVAMFFISVILSQLFPIVIFPIFYKVKPIEDEELKERIKSLAIQAGLKVQDVYSFDMSKNTKKANAAFTGLGKTKRIILGDTLLSSYTKDEIETVIAHELGHYKKKHILKNIIYGTMNSFLVFYVISILYKSTLNWFGFSSITEIAALPLLTLWAMLIGLMQTPLGNMLSRKFEYEADQYAIETTKKPLSFIQTLNKLTDQNLGDKEPHPFVEWFFYSHPSIKKRVFAIEKFAAQKNIIELTGLKEQLN; via the coding sequence ATGAATTCCAAGAAGTATAATAATATCAAGCTTGCTATAAGCATTTCAGAAACAGTATTGCTATTTATTCTAACTTTTCTGTTTCTTAGCTTCGGTTATAGTAAAGCTTTATCAGATTGGCTCTACACATTCACTCAATCCGATTATATTGTTTTAGTTCTTTTCACAATCATAATTGGTGTGGCAGTTTCGATAATCTTCTTTCCACTGAATTTTTATTCGTCATTTATTCTTGAGCATAAGTATAATTTATCTAACCAAACTTTACTTAAATATTTTACTGAGGGAATTAAGTCAACAGTTGTCTCAGGTGTAATAGGAATTCCGATTCTGCTTTTGTTTTATTTTATACTTAAAAATTTTGGAGATAACTGGTGGTTGGTTTTTGCTGTAGCAATGTTTTTTATTTCTGTGATCTTATCTCAACTATTCCCGATAGTTATCTTCCCGATTTTTTATAAAGTAAAACCAATCGAAGACGAAGAATTGAAAGAGAGAATAAAATCTTTAGCCATTCAGGCAGGATTAAAAGTTCAGGATGTTTATTCTTTCGATATGAGTAAAAACACAAAGAAAGCAAACGCTGCTTTTACAGGACTTGGCAAAACTAAAAGAATTATTCTTGGTGATACTTTACTTTCATCATACACAAAAGATGAAATCGAAACAGTTATTGCTCACGAACTTGGTCATTATAAAAAAAAGCATATTCTTAAAAATATTATTTATGGAACGATGAATAGCTTTCTTGTCTTTTATGTGATTTCAATTTTATATAAATCAACTCTTAACTGGTTTGGCTTTTCGTCTATAACTGAAATTGCTGCCTTGCCTTTGCTTACTTTGTGGGCAATGCTTATAGGATTAATGCAAACACCGTTAGGAAATATGCTTTCAAGAAAATTTGAATATGAAGCTGATCAGTATGCAATCGAAACTACGAAGAAACCTTTAAGCTTTATCCAGACATTGAACAAACTGACAGATCAAAATCTTGGTGATAAAGAACCTCATCCATTTGTTGAATGGTTTTTTTATAGTCATCCGTCAATTAAAAAAAGAGTTTTTGCAATAGAAAAATTCGCTGCACAAAAAAATATTATTGAACTAACCGGATTAAAGGAGCAATTGAATTGA
- a CDS encoding 1-aminocyclopropane-1-carboxylate deaminase/D-cysteine desulfhydrase — protein MKTPKKVNLALTPTPLEIIKYQDKKFLIKRDDLTGCELSGNKVRKLEYILADAIRNKADIIFTCGGEQSNHARATTIAAKKLGIPVKLFLWGSERKIPSGNLFLNKMYGAEILFLNKNDYEKVNDIMQYQREKLSRKNINAYVIPEGGSTATGIFGYFSFITELMKQVDLNKIKGIVTAAGSGGTSAGMLAAVSNLNLDLKIIAVNVLYPKDVITKKILMLAEAVNLEYDFNTRIKTENLVVLDGYSEEGYKNISNNKIKLIRNFAKETAILLDPAYTGKAFVAYYENYLAKNIGMKYIFVHTGGIFGVFGRENEYLI, from the coding sequence ATGAAAACACCAAAAAAAGTTAATCTCGCTTTAACTCCAACTCCGTTAGAGATTATCAAATATCAGGACAAAAAGTTTTTAATTAAACGAGACGATCTCACTGGTTGTGAACTTTCTGGTAACAAAGTCAGAAAGCTTGAATACATTTTAGCAGATGCAATCAGAAATAAAGCTGATATTATTTTCACTTGTGGAGGTGAGCAGTCAAACCATGCGCGTGCAACAACAATTGCAGCAAAGAAACTCGGCATTCCGGTGAAATTATTTCTTTGGGGAAGCGAAAGAAAAATTCCAAGCGGTAATCTGTTTCTGAACAAAATGTACGGAGCTGAAATATTATTTCTGAATAAAAATGATTATGAGAAAGTAAATGATATAATGCAATATCAAAGGGAAAAACTTTCAAGAAAAAATATTAATGCTTATGTAATTCCCGAAGGTGGTTCAACTGCAACCGGAATTTTTGGCTACTTTTCATTTATTACAGAACTGATGAAACAAGTTGACCTGAATAAAATAAAAGGAATCGTAACGGCTGCCGGAAGTGGTGGCACAAGCGCCGGAATGCTTGCAGCAGTTTCTAATCTTAATCTTGATTTGAAAATCATTGCAGTTAATGTCCTTTATCCTAAAGATGTAATTACAAAAAAGATTTTAATGCTGGCTGAAGCTGTTAATCTTGAATATGATTTCAATACAAGAATTAAAACAGAAAATCTGGTTGTGCTTGATGGATATTCTGAAGAAGGTTATAAAAATATTTCCAATAATAAAATTAAACTTATTAGAAATTTTGCGAAAGAAACCGCAATTCTACTCGATCCGGCTTACACAGGTAAAGCATTCGTTGCATATTATGAAAATTATCTCGCTAAAAATATTGGAATGAAATACATATTTGTTCATACTGGTGGTATATTCGGTGTTTTTGGAAGAGAAAATGAATACCTGATTTAA
- a CDS encoding lysophospholipid acyltransferase family protein yields the protein MITVIKLLLIVIHTAICSVFGLIFIFLDRTFTLYHWLSKVFSGGILLISGISIKIDGLENINPKAVYVFVSNHSSQLDITALQWGIPNRLAMIFKKELARIPLFGWQLRLGPYIMIDRKSLESAAKSIEEAKQLMKNKRISVLVFPEGTRSKTGKVQEFKRGAFHLAAKVGYPIVPVTINGTEKILPKGTFKLKRGTIYLHIDKPITTDHIKSKQDEVELMERVRQIIIANKKEY from the coding sequence TTGATAACTGTTATCAAATTGCTTTTAATTGTAATTCACACTGCAATCTGTTCAGTGTTTGGTTTGATTTTTATTTTTCTTGACAGAACATTCACTTTATATCATTGGTTATCAAAAGTATTTTCGGGTGGAATATTATTAATTAGTGGAATCAGTATTAAGATTGATGGGCTTGAAAACATTAATCCCAAAGCAGTTTATGTTTTTGTTTCAAACCATTCAAGTCAGCTTGATATTACTGCACTGCAGTGGGGAATACCAAATCGTCTTGCAATGATTTTCAAAAAGGAGCTTGCAAGAATTCCATTATTTGGCTGGCAATTAAGATTAGGCCCATACATAATGATTGACAGAAAAAGTCTTGAAAGTGCAGCAAAGAGTATTGAGGAAGCAAAACAATTGATGAAGAATAAGAGAATATCAGTTCTAGTTTTTCCTGAAGGAACAAGAAGTAAAACGGGAAAAGTACAGGAATTTAAAAGAGGTGCTTTTCATTTGGCTGCAAAAGTTGGTTATCCTATCGTGCCGGTTACAATAAACGGAACTGAAAAAATTCTTCCAAAAGGAACATTTAAATTGAAGAGAGGAACAATTTATCTTCATATTGATAAACCAATAACTACAGACCACATTAAATCAAAACAGGATGAGGTTGAACTGATGGAAAGAGTCAGACAAATTATCATCGCAAATAAAAAGGAATATTAG
- the gatC gene encoding Asp-tRNA(Asn)/Glu-tRNA(Gln) amidotransferase subunit GatC has product MSVTKKEVEKIAELAKLRFNEEELENFTHQMNEILKYMEKLNELNTDNIQPLSHPIEATNVFRNDELKPSITTEDALRNAPLADEKYFKVPKVIQDKKK; this is encoded by the coding sequence ATGTCAGTAACCAAAAAAGAAGTTGAAAAAATTGCTGAGCTTGCAAAACTCAGATTTAATGAAGAAGAATTAGAAAACTTTACTCATCAGATGAATGAAATACTAAAATACATGGAAAAGCTAAATGAGTTGAATACTGATAATATTCAACCACTTTCTCATCCTATTGAAGCAACGAATGTTTTTCGAAATGATGAATTGAAACCATCAATAACAACTGAAGATGCACTCAGGAATGCACCTTTAGCTGATGAAAAATATTTCAAAGTGCCCAAAGTAATTCAGGACAAGAAAAAGTAA
- the kdsB gene encoding 3-deoxy-manno-octulosonate cytidylyltransferase, with product MIVSDKKSPYILGVIPARFASTRLMGKPLANIGGKPMIQHTYGSALKSKLLNKIIIAVDDDKVADVCKSFGAAVMMTPRDVQTGSDRIAIVAKEFPRADIIVNIQGDEPFIKGIMIDQAIEPLLFDESINVSTLAKKIISVDELTSPSIPKVVFDYENFALYFSRSTIPYVRDAKDESEVLEMADIYKHIGLYAFRRESLFRFTSLEQTDLERWEKLEQLRMLEHGFKIKVVVTEFDTFSVDTPDDLKIARRLYSKLKKKKL from the coding sequence ATGATAGTCTCCGATAAAAAATCTCCATACATTCTTGGAGTTATTCCAGCAAGATTTGCATCTACTAGACTAATGGGAAAACCACTTGCTAACATTGGTGGAAAACCTATGATTCAGCATACTTATGGAAGTGCATTAAAATCAAAGTTGCTGAATAAAATCATAATTGCAGTTGATGATGATAAAGTTGCTGATGTCTGTAAATCATTTGGGGCAGCAGTTATGATGACGCCACGCGATGTTCAAACTGGCTCAGATAGAATTGCGATTGTTGCAAAGGAATTTCCGAGAGCTGATATCATTGTTAACATTCAGGGCGATGAACCTTTTATTAAAGGAATTATGATTGACCAGGCAATTGAACCATTACTGTTTGATGAAAGCATAAATGTTTCAACTCTTGCAAAAAAAATTATCTCAGTTGACGAGCTTACTTCACCATCAATACCGAAAGTTGTATTCGATTACGAAAATTTTGCTTTGTATTTCTCTCGCTCAACAATTCCTTATGTAAGAGATGCAAAAGATGAATCAGAAGTACTTGAGATGGCAGACATTTACAAACACATTGGATTATATGCATTCAGAAGAGAATCACTTTTCAGATTTACTTCTTTAGAACAAACAGATCTTGAACGCTGGGAAAAACTTGAACAACTTAGAATGCTTGAACATGGATTTAAAATAAAAGTTGTGGTAACAGAGTTTGATACATTTTCGGTTGACACACCGGATGATCTGAAAATAGCAAGACGGTTATATTCAAAACTCAAAAAGAAAAAACTTTAA